A single window of Nocardioides kongjuensis DNA harbors:
- a CDS encoding benzoate/H(+) symporter BenE family transporter, whose translation MSQDSTHGPVMAGVVTALVGFSSSFVVVLAGLVAVGATPDQAASGLATLLVTQSLGMLWLSLRHRIPVTLAWSTPGAALLATSTGVTGGWSAAVGAFVATGVLILLTALVPKLGDLVAAIPHSLARAMLAGVLLPLCLAPVTALVDSPAAVAPLVVTWLVLLRLAPRWAVPGALLVALGTVLATARIDAADLAPHLAWTTPTWSLSALVGIALPLYVVTMASQNVPGVAVMSGFGYRVPWRESLAVTGIGTVVGAPTGGHAINLAAISAALSAGPTAGPDPRRRWIAAVTASVAYLVLAVASTALATLVAAAADGVMQAAAGLALLGTLGAALAEGLADPAEREPAAATLVVAASGVTVLGIGAAFWALVAGLLLRGFLRAGRTPTVRPSERTSSTSART comes from the coding sequence GTGTCCCAGGACAGTACCCATGGTCCCGTGATGGCCGGTGTCGTCACGGCCCTGGTCGGGTTCAGCAGCTCGTTCGTCGTGGTGCTCGCCGGCCTGGTCGCCGTCGGCGCCACTCCCGACCAGGCCGCGTCGGGCCTCGCGACGCTGCTGGTGACCCAGTCGCTCGGCATGCTCTGGCTCTCCCTGCGCCACCGGATCCCGGTCACCCTCGCCTGGTCCACCCCCGGCGCCGCCCTGCTCGCGACCTCCACCGGGGTGACCGGCGGCTGGTCGGCGGCCGTCGGGGCCTTCGTCGCCACCGGCGTGCTGATCCTGCTGACCGCACTGGTGCCCAAGCTCGGGGACCTGGTCGCGGCGATCCCGCACAGCCTGGCCCGCGCCATGCTCGCGGGCGTCCTGCTGCCGCTGTGCCTGGCGCCGGTCACCGCCCTGGTCGACTCCCCCGCCGCCGTCGCCCCGCTCGTCGTCACCTGGCTGGTCCTGCTCCGCCTCGCGCCGCGCTGGGCGGTCCCAGGTGCCCTGCTCGTCGCCCTCGGCACGGTGCTCGCCACCGCGCGGATCGACGCTGCCGACCTCGCCCCGCACCTGGCCTGGACCACGCCGACCTGGTCGCTGTCGGCCCTCGTCGGCATCGCGCTGCCGCTGTACGTCGTCACGATGGCCTCGCAGAACGTCCCGGGCGTCGCGGTGATGAGCGGCTTCGGGTACCGCGTCCCGTGGCGCGAGTCGCTCGCCGTCACCGGGATCGGCACCGTCGTCGGCGCCCCCACCGGCGGGCACGCGATCAACCTGGCCGCCATCAGCGCGGCGCTCTCGGCCGGCCCGACCGCCGGCCCGGACCCGCGGCGGCGCTGGATCGCCGCCGTGACCGCGTCGGTCGCCTACCTCGTGCTGGCGGTCGCCAGCACCGCGCTGGCCACGCTGGTCGCGGCCGCCGCCGACGGCGTGATGCAGGCGGCGGCCGGCCTGGCCCTGCTCGGCACGCTCGGCGCGGCGCTCGCCGAGGGGCTCGCCGACCCCGCCGAGCGCGAGCCGGCGGCCGCGACGCTGGTCGTGGCGGCCTCGGGCGTCACCGTGCTTGGCATCGGCGCGGCTTTCTGGGCGCTGGTGGCGGGGCTGCTGCTGCGCGGGTTCCTGCGGGCGGGGCGGACCCCGACCGTCAGGCCGTCCGAGCGAACATCGTCGACTTCAGCCCGAACCTGA
- a CDS encoding helix-turn-helix domain-containing protein, with protein MTRTGSAGVGARIRVLREARGLSLSALAAQAGIGKGSLSELETGRRNPTLDTLYAVATPLGVPLAALLDDHDGAAVADEGVVATRVRVLREPGRTTEVYLLRLAAGVERASPAHPAGVEEQLVVLAGSGEVEHGADVVAIGPGDHVRFAADVPHAYRAGPDEALEAVNVIVTPVPPV; from the coding sequence ATGACGCGAACGGGTTCTGCCGGCGTCGGTGCCCGGATCCGGGTGCTGCGTGAGGCGCGCGGCCTGTCCCTGTCGGCGCTGGCTGCCCAGGCGGGCATCGGGAAGGGCTCGCTCTCCGAGCTCGAGACGGGACGACGCAACCCCACGCTCGACACCCTGTACGCGGTCGCGACCCCGCTCGGCGTACCACTGGCCGCGCTGCTCGACGACCACGACGGCGCCGCCGTCGCCGACGAGGGCGTGGTGGCGACCCGGGTGCGGGTGCTGCGCGAGCCGGGCCGCACCACCGAGGTCTACCTGCTGCGGCTGGCGGCCGGCGTCGAGCGCGCCTCGCCCGCGCACCCCGCCGGCGTCGAGGAGCAGCTCGTCGTCCTCGCCGGCTCCGGCGAGGTCGAGCACGGCGCCGACGTGGTCGCCATCGGTCCCGGCGACCACGTGCGCTTCGCCGCCGACGTACCGCACGCCTACCGGGCCGGGCCGGACGAGGCGCTCGAGGCGGTCAACGTGATCGTCACACCAGTCCCACCGGTGTAG
- a CDS encoding DUF4873 domain-containing protein: MSAARPELHEPQEAYDGPAVLVVAGTAGTAGRPVEHPVSVTLRGAFQPLDGHFHWYGRIAVDAALDTVRSGSAVTLRTAHGEADGKVADVDPWGRFRVSGTGRPPF; encoded by the coding sequence GTGAGCGCCGCCCGGCCGGAGCTGCACGAGCCGCAGGAGGCCTACGACGGCCCGGCGGTCCTCGTCGTCGCCGGCACCGCCGGCACCGCCGGCCGGCCGGTCGAGCACCCCGTCAGCGTGACCCTGCGCGGCGCCTTCCAGCCCCTCGACGGACACTTCCACTGGTACGGCCGCATCGCCGTCGACGCCGCGCTCGACACCGTGCGCAGCGGCTCCGCGGTGACCCTGCGGACCGCCCACGGCGAGGCGGACGGCAAGGTCGCCGACGTCGACCCGTGGGGTCGGTTCCGGGTCAGCGGCACGGGGCGGCCGCCGTTCTGA
- a CDS encoding TetR/AcrR family transcriptional regulator, which yields MAPHVKSDGRTTRWDRHRAERREEFVLAAVRAIDNLGPDASVADIAAEAGVSKPVLYRYFADKGELHAAVGAWAADLVLARVLTAVLAPASARDRVTAGVTAYLDTLGEHPQAFLLLSRPAGGTDPLAAGKDQIAAKLTRLLGDALRHLGGDTGAAEPWAHAVVGLGTSVGQWWLERHTVSRSAAAGYLSDFIWHALSGAAAESGVDLTRLDAGTGEVTPLRSEKRR from the coding sequence ATGGCCCCCCACGTCAAGAGCGACGGACGCACCACCCGCTGGGATCGACACCGCGCCGAGCGCCGCGAGGAGTTCGTCCTCGCCGCCGTCCGCGCCATCGACAACCTCGGACCGGACGCCTCGGTGGCCGACATCGCGGCCGAGGCCGGCGTCAGCAAGCCGGTGCTCTACCGCTACTTCGCCGACAAGGGCGAGCTGCACGCGGCGGTCGGCGCCTGGGCGGCCGACCTGGTCCTGGCGCGGGTCCTCACCGCGGTGCTCGCACCGGCGTCGGCGCGCGACCGGGTGACCGCCGGCGTGACGGCGTACCTCGACACCCTCGGCGAGCACCCCCAGGCCTTCCTCCTGCTCAGCCGGCCCGCCGGCGGCACCGACCCGCTGGCCGCGGGCAAGGACCAGATCGCCGCGAAGCTGACCCGCCTGCTCGGCGACGCCCTGCGCCACCTGGGCGGCGACACCGGCGCGGCCGAGCCGTGGGCGCACGCCGTCGTCGGTCTCGGCACGTCCGTGGGCCAGTGGTGGCTGGAACGGCACACGGTCTCGCGCAGCGCGGCGGCGGGCTACCTCAGCGACTTCATCTGGCACGCGCTGTCCGGCGCCGCGGCCGAGAGCGGCGTCGACCTGACCCGCCTCGACGCCGGCACCGGCGAGGTCACCCCCCTCCGGTCGGAGAAGCGCCGGTGA
- a CDS encoding diiron oxygenase, whose translation MTIVDDALSERLLRSTARQSYDPEVDLDWSAPPVPGLWWMQPERMSLYGTPMWRSLSEEQRITLSMHEVASIASVGIWFEIVLMQILLRDAYREDPTSARTQFALTEVGDETRHTVMFGRAIGSMGVPAYGPRPTPHRLARLGPLALRGASAYAGILIGEEPVDRWQREMMRDERIQPLTRMVARIHVTEEARHVTFARDELAKSVRGLGRTKLRWHQAMTAQVAYVTMRSLVHPDVYEVVGLDPREARRQALGNESYRETIAWMGEKVMPVLQENGMVSERDRKVWRASFLMR comes from the coding sequence GTGACCATCGTCGACGACGCCCTGTCCGAGCGGTTGCTGCGGTCGACGGCGCGCCAGTCGTACGACCCGGAGGTCGACCTCGACTGGAGCGCGCCACCCGTCCCCGGGCTGTGGTGGATGCAGCCGGAGCGGATGTCCCTCTACGGCACCCCGATGTGGCGCTCGCTGAGCGAGGAGCAGCGGATCACGCTGTCGATGCACGAGGTCGCCAGCATCGCCAGCGTGGGGATCTGGTTCGAGATCGTGCTGATGCAGATCCTGCTGCGCGACGCCTACCGGGAGGACCCGACGTCGGCGCGCACCCAGTTCGCGCTGACCGAGGTCGGCGACGAGACCCGGCACACCGTGATGTTCGGCCGGGCGATCGGCTCGATGGGAGTGCCGGCGTACGGCCCGCGTCCCACGCCGCACCGGCTCGCCCGGCTCGGCCCCCTCGCGCTCCGCGGCGCCAGCGCGTACGCCGGCATCCTGATCGGCGAGGAGCCGGTCGACCGCTGGCAGCGGGAGATGATGCGCGACGAGCGGATCCAGCCGCTCACCCGGATGGTCGCCCGGATCCACGTCACCGAGGAGGCCCGCCACGTCACCTTCGCCCGCGACGAGCTCGCGAAGTCGGTGCGCGGCCTGGGTCGCACGAAGCTGCGGTGGCACCAGGCGATGACCGCCCAGGTCGCGTACGTGACCATGCGCTCGCTGGTCCACCCGGACGTTTACGAGGTCGTCGGGCTCGACCCGCGGGAGGCGCGACGCCAGGCGCTGGGCAACGAGAGCTACCGCGAGACGATCGCCTGGATGGGTGAGAAGGTGATGCCGGTGCTGCAGGAGAACGGCATGGTCTCCGAGCGCGACCGCAAGGTCTGGCGGGCGTCCTTCCTCATGCGCTGA
- a CDS encoding NAD-dependent epimerase/dehydratase family protein, protein MNHHVVTGAGPVGSTVALQLAEQGEHVALVTRSGSGPEHPLVERRRADVGTPGALDAVLEGAVAVHHCVHASRYDAATWRAELIPTEQALLAAAGRAGAVVVFPESLYAYGRVAGPMTEDLPRSASSGKPGIRTELLRARAASATPTVSVAASDFFGPRVLTSHAGERLASAILSGRTLRVVGSLDQPHSFTYVPDLAAAMIRAASDPALHGSFLHAPTGPALTQREMATAFAEAAGVPLPRLGSIPAGALRAVGLVHRDTRELAEMSFQFTAPFVLDSRHSEQRLGLEPTPFDTAIRETVAWWRAREDAAVSA, encoded by the coding sequence ATGAACCACCACGTCGTCACCGGAGCCGGACCCGTCGGCAGCACCGTCGCCCTTCAGCTCGCCGAGCAGGGCGAGCACGTCGCCCTCGTGACCCGATCGGGCAGCGGCCCGGAGCACCCCCTCGTCGAGCGGCGCCGCGCCGACGTCGGCACGCCGGGCGCGCTCGACGCCGTCCTCGAGGGCGCGGTCGCCGTGCACCACTGCGTCCACGCGTCGCGCTACGACGCCGCGACGTGGCGCGCGGAGCTGATCCCGACCGAGCAGGCCCTGCTCGCGGCGGCCGGCCGCGCGGGAGCCGTCGTCGTGTTCCCCGAGAGCCTCTACGCCTATGGCAGGGTGGCCGGGCCGATGACCGAGGACCTGCCGCGCTCCGCGTCCAGCGGCAAGCCGGGGATCCGTACCGAGCTGCTCCGGGCCCGGGCCGCGTCGGCGACGCCGACCGTGAGCGTGGCGGCCTCCGACTTCTTCGGACCGCGGGTGCTCACGTCCCACGCCGGCGAGCGACTGGCGTCGGCGATCCTGTCCGGACGCACCCTGCGCGTGGTCGGCAGCCTGGACCAGCCGCACTCGTTCACCTACGTGCCCGACCTGGCAGCAGCGATGATCCGGGCGGCGAGCGATCCCGCGCTGCACGGCTCGTTCCTGCACGCGCCGACCGGGCCGGCCCTCACGCAGCGGGAGATGGCGACCGCGTTCGCCGAGGCGGCCGGCGTACCCCTCCCCCGGCTCGGCTCGATCCCTGCCGGTGCGCTGCGCGCCGTGGGCCTCGTGCACCGCGACACCCGGGAGCTGGCCGAGATGAGCTTCCAGTTCACCGCGCCGTTCGTGCTCGACTCGCGGCACAGCGAGCAGCGCCTCGGGCTCGAGCCGACGCCGTTCGACACCGCGATCCGCGAGACCGTCGCGTGGTGGCGCGCCCGGGAGGACGCCGCGGTCAGCGCATGA
- a CDS encoding TetR/AcrR family transcriptional regulator, protein MATTPRARARAQTMEDITRIGRQHLAEYGAAALSLRAVARDLGVVSSAVYRYVKSRDDLLTLLVVDGYDEMADAVETALRRPAVARAGHRDRFLAFGRAVRAWALVEPATYALLYGAPVPGYEAPAEQTTGPGTRVVRVLLELAAAALADGALTVREPVAPVPPALVAGFDEVREQFGIDLPDEVLVVGVLAWAGMFGCISFEVFGQYGPGGFGDPEALFEHHLATLAEDLGLSA, encoded by the coding sequence ATGGCCACCACCCCGCGGGCGCGCGCCCGGGCGCAGACGATGGAGGACATCACCCGGATCGGGCGCCAGCACCTGGCGGAGTACGGCGCCGCAGCGCTCTCGCTGCGTGCCGTGGCCCGCGACCTCGGCGTGGTCTCGTCGGCGGTCTACCGGTACGTGAAGAGCCGCGACGACCTGCTGACCCTGCTCGTCGTCGACGGCTACGACGAGATGGCCGACGCGGTCGAGACGGCACTGCGCCGGCCCGCCGTGGCGCGGGCCGGTCATCGCGACCGGTTCCTGGCCTTCGGGAGGGCGGTGCGGGCCTGGGCGCTGGTCGAGCCCGCCACCTACGCCCTGCTGTACGGCGCCCCCGTGCCGGGCTACGAGGCGCCGGCCGAGCAGACCACCGGGCCCGGCACCCGCGTGGTGCGGGTGCTGCTCGAGCTGGCCGCCGCCGCGCTGGCCGACGGCGCCCTGACCGTGCGGGAGCCGGTCGCCCCGGTGCCGCCGGCGCTCGTCGCGGGCTTCGACGAGGTGCGCGAGCAGTTCGGGATCGACCTGCCGGACGAGGTGCTCGTCGTCGGCGTGCTGGCCTGGGCCGGGATGTTCGGCTGCATCAGCTTCGAGGTGTTCGGTCAGTACGGCCCGGGCGGGTTCGGCGACCCGGAGGCACTCTTCGAGCACCACCTGGCCACGCTCGCCGAGGACCTCGGGCTCAGCGCATGA
- a CDS encoding type II toxin-antitoxin system PemK/MazF family toxin, producing the protein MSGQPDGTYAPVDDDRPDPGEVVWAWVPYEDDPSQGKDRPVLVIGTATGNDGREVVHALAMTSKDHDRDEAQEAAAGRYWMDIGTGAWDPRGRPSEVRLNRLLVLAVTGVRREGAALAPALYAQVIAARQRFMR; encoded by the coding sequence GTGAGCGGACAGCCCGACGGCACCTACGCTCCCGTCGACGACGACCGACCCGACCCGGGCGAGGTCGTCTGGGCGTGGGTGCCCTACGAGGACGACCCGAGTCAGGGCAAGGACCGGCCCGTGCTGGTGATCGGTACCGCGACCGGCAACGACGGCCGCGAGGTCGTGCACGCCCTCGCGATGACGAGCAAGGACCACGACCGCGACGAGGCCCAGGAGGCCGCCGCCGGCAGGTACTGGATGGACATCGGCACCGGCGCCTGGGACCCGCGCGGGCGACCGAGCGAGGTGCGGCTCAACCGGCTGCTGGTCCTGGCCGTCACGGGCGTACGTCGCGAGGGGGCCGCGCTGGCCCCGGCTCTCTACGCCCAGGTGATCGCGGCACGGCAGCGGTTCATGCGCTGA
- a CDS encoding PH domain-containing protein — protein sequence MLLVHPIKEVGRFLPVLVGLLVAGGASGTGPWALLGVGIPVGLGVVRYLTTTYRIADGRVELQRGLLQRHTLSTPVDRVRTVDLTASPVHRLLGLTTVVIGTGSVTSDSDERLALDALPQEEAARLRAELLHTASPAAAGDAPADEAVEQEQVVARFVPRWLWYAPFSGTALVGLGAILATGAQLNESIQIRVSEEDLAAVDLTLVVGVVLAAIVLVVLLAVGGYLVTNGGFVLSRYGAAWHVRRGLLTRRETSIDVARLAGVSIGEPAALRVARGRRVGAIVTGLSGDQASSAMLLPPAPRATGYDVASAVLGTPAPVSTALLPHGRTATTRRYTRALLGSLPFVAAAALAVLAGGPAWLLVVALLPLAVALALATDRARALGHAFVDGHVVMRSGSVLRSRDAVAAGHVIGWNQRATWFQRRAGLVALAATTAGGKGQVHVPDVPVDAAIALAEAATPGLVGQFLESR from the coding sequence ATGCTGCTCGTGCACCCGATCAAGGAGGTCGGCAGGTTCCTGCCGGTCCTCGTCGGCCTGCTGGTCGCCGGCGGCGCGTCCGGCACCGGGCCGTGGGCGCTGCTCGGCGTCGGCATCCCGGTGGGACTCGGCGTGGTGCGGTACCTGACCACGACCTACCGGATCGCCGACGGCCGGGTCGAGCTGCAGCGCGGCCTGCTCCAGCGACACACCCTGTCGACGCCGGTCGACCGGGTGCGCACCGTCGACCTGACCGCCTCGCCGGTCCACCGGCTGCTCGGGCTGACGACGGTCGTGATCGGCACCGGCAGCGTCACCAGCGACAGCGACGAGCGGCTGGCGCTCGACGCGCTGCCGCAGGAGGAGGCGGCCCGGCTGCGGGCCGAGCTGCTGCACACCGCGAGCCCTGCCGCGGCCGGGGACGCGCCGGCCGACGAGGCCGTCGAGCAGGAGCAGGTCGTGGCGCGGTTCGTGCCGCGCTGGCTGTGGTACGCGCCGTTCAGCGGCACCGCCCTCGTCGGGCTCGGCGCGATCCTCGCGACCGGCGCCCAGCTCAACGAGTCGATCCAGATCCGGGTGAGCGAGGAGGACCTCGCCGCCGTCGACCTGACCCTCGTCGTCGGTGTCGTCCTCGCCGCGATCGTGCTCGTCGTCCTCCTCGCCGTCGGTGGCTACCTCGTGACCAACGGCGGGTTCGTCCTGAGCCGGTACGGCGCCGCCTGGCACGTCCGCCGTGGCCTGCTCACCCGCCGCGAGACCAGCATCGACGTCGCGCGACTCGCTGGCGTCAGCATCGGCGAGCCGGCGGCCCTGCGCGTCGCACGCGGCCGCCGGGTCGGCGCGATCGTCACCGGCCTGAGCGGCGACCAGGCCAGCTCGGCGATGCTGTTGCCGCCCGCCCCACGAGCGACCGGCTACGACGTCGCGTCGGCCGTGCTCGGCACCCCGGCCCCGGTGAGCACCGCCCTGCTCCCCCACGGCCGGACGGCGACGACCCGGCGCTACACCCGGGCCCTGCTCGGCTCGCTGCCCTTCGTGGCAGCCGCGGCGCTCGCCGTCCTGGCCGGCGGCCCGGCCTGGCTGCTGGTCGTCGCCCTGCTCCCGCTCGCCGTCGCGCTCGCCCTCGCGACCGACCGCGCCCGGGCCCTCGGTCACGCGTTCGTCGACGGCCACGTGGTGATGCGATCCGGCTCGGTGCTGCGCAGCCGCGACGCCGTCGCAGCCGGGCACGTGATCGGCTGGAACCAGCGAGCGACCTGGTTCCAGCGCCGGGCCGGGCTGGTGGCGCTGGCCGCCACGACGGCCGGCGGAAAGGGACAGGTGCACGTGCCCGACGTACCCGTGGACGCGGCGATCGCCCTCGCGGAGGCCGCGACCCCCGGCCTGGTCGGGCAGTTCCTGGAGTCGCGGTGA
- a CDS encoding PH domain-containing protein, translated as MNQLRDPAHRVSPRARLMWHVETGITALVVAIGLGVAAVLLGPDGLRWWLLALAVVVCATVAVVVPQWRYAVHRWEVSADAVYTQRGWWAQERRIAPMSRVQTVDLAQGPLARLFGLATVTVTTASAAGPLQIEGLDRPVALALVDELTRKADLVEGDAT; from the coding sequence GTGAACCAGCTGCGCGATCCCGCCCACCGGGTCAGTCCCCGCGCCCGCCTGATGTGGCACGTCGAGACCGGGATCACCGCGCTCGTGGTGGCGATCGGGCTCGGGGTCGCGGCGGTGCTGCTCGGACCCGACGGCCTGCGCTGGTGGCTGCTCGCCCTGGCGGTCGTGGTGTGCGCGACGGTGGCGGTCGTCGTACCGCAGTGGCGCTATGCCGTGCACCGCTGGGAGGTGTCGGCCGACGCGGTGTACACGCAGCGCGGCTGGTGGGCGCAGGAGCGGCGGATCGCGCCGATGTCGCGGGTGCAGACGGTCGACCTCGCGCAGGGCCCGCTGGCGCGGCTGTTCGGGCTCGCGACCGTCACGGTGACGACCGCCTCGGCGGCGGGGCCCTTGCAGATCGAGGGTCTGGACCGCCCGGTCGCGCTCGCGCTCGTCGACGAGCTGACCCGCAAGGCCGACCTGGTCGAGGGCGACGCGACGTGA
- a CDS encoding GGDEF domain-containing protein: MLDTLTLRVAFGLVAACVLALFYGVTYRSTRSSYSGWWCVSLACFIVSASLFLGNGTPVQVIANPLGNTTGVLGAACVWAGGRTLREHRVRAWQLLLVPAVVLVVSLADDPRTDIWSGGAVYLAGMALLIGASARELTLLLRALAPGGATRAQYRFVLTAMALASAVISVFYLARTIAFVAVGPAHPFFQAVFGGQVTTLLMMVLLVVVTFSMSALSHEQQTSELRLQATRDGLTGLLNRAEFLRAAQREIDRGPVRADAAVVVADLDRFKSINDGLGHAAGDRALTAFADACQAVVGLRGVIGRLGGDEFVLLVRGAPAEAVVDAIARHYRGDGEVSAMPTVSFGIASVRAGDDIALALAYADEALYEAKAAGRARAVRAARHDDRPPSLVDGRRSA, from the coding sequence ATGCTGGACACCCTGACCCTGCGCGTGGCCTTCGGCCTCGTGGCGGCATGTGTCCTCGCCCTCTTCTACGGCGTCACCTACCGCTCGACCCGGTCGTCGTACAGCGGATGGTGGTGCGTCTCCCTGGCCTGCTTCATCGTCAGTGCGTCGCTCTTCCTCGGCAACGGGACGCCCGTCCAGGTGATCGCCAACCCGTTGGGCAACACGACCGGCGTCCTCGGCGCAGCCTGCGTCTGGGCGGGCGGTCGCACGCTCCGCGAGCACCGGGTCCGGGCCTGGCAGCTGCTCCTCGTGCCGGCCGTGGTCCTCGTCGTCTCGCTCGCCGACGACCCGCGCACCGACATCTGGTCGGGCGGCGCGGTCTACCTGGCCGGCATGGCGCTGCTGATCGGAGCCTCGGCGCGCGAGCTGACCCTGCTCCTGCGCGCCCTCGCGCCGGGCGGGGCGACCCGGGCGCAGTACCGCTTCGTGCTCACCGCGATGGCGCTGGCATCGGCGGTCATCTCGGTGTTCTACCTGGCGCGCACCATCGCGTTCGTGGCCGTGGGTCCAGCGCATCCCTTCTTCCAGGCCGTGTTCGGCGGCCAGGTCACCACGCTGCTGATGATGGTCCTGCTCGTCGTGGTCACCTTCAGCATGTCGGCCCTGAGCCACGAGCAGCAGACCTCGGAGCTGCGCCTGCAGGCGACCCGCGACGGTCTGACCGGGCTGCTCAACCGGGCCGAGTTCCTCCGGGCGGCCCAGCGCGAGATCGACCGGGGCCCGGTGCGGGCCGATGCGGCGGTGGTCGTCGCCGACCTCGACCGCTTCAAGAGCATCAACGACGGCCTCGGTCACGCCGCCGGCGACCGGGCGCTGACAGCGTTCGCCGACGCCTGCCAGGCCGTCGTGGGGCTGCGGGGCGTGATCGGGCGCCTCGGCGGTGACGAGTTCGTGCTGCTGGTCCGTGGGGCCCCGGCCGAGGCGGTGGTCGACGCCATCGCCCGGCACTACCGGGGCGACGGCGAGGTCAGTGCGATGCCGACGGTCAGCTTCGGCATCGCCTCGGTCAGGGCCGGCGACGACATCGCCCTGGCCCTGGCGTACGCCGACGAGGCGCTGTACGAAGCGAAGGCCGCCGGCCGGGCCAGGGCCGTGCGGGCCGCGCGACACGACGACCGCCCACCGTCGCTGGTGGACGGTCGTCGTTCCGCGTGA
- a CDS encoding tyrosine-type recombinase/integrase, which translates to MSALVLLQQPHANKHEGVLTMTTDRRISLDEYADWMRAHDASSSTIAQRVKFARGRCTAWGSLGQPAHVVAEWLDQFDGRTRNTYRAHLINLYAWLVEAGHVDDDPTKLLQRVPNPRPRPRPLTSEEIDTVLDRATGHLRAWILLAYLAGLRAHEIAKFRGEDIDRDRVTVLGKGRQLAVLPTHDDLWELAGDFPRRGFWFPSERRSSGHIAAATVSGGTKRLFQDLGMPGAIHRVRATYGTSLLRSGANVRVVQDLMRHRSLASTEHYLLATEDELSAAIKTLGRRAA; encoded by the coding sequence GTGAGCGCGCTGGTGCTACTCCAACAACCCCATGCCAACAAGCACGAAGGGGTGTTGACCATGACCACCGACCGCAGGATCTCGCTCGACGAGTACGCCGACTGGATGCGCGCCCACGACGCGTCCAGCTCGACCATCGCTCAGCGCGTGAAGTTCGCTCGAGGTCGGTGCACGGCATGGGGATCCCTCGGCCAGCCGGCCCACGTCGTCGCGGAGTGGCTGGACCAGTTCGACGGCCGGACCCGCAACACCTACCGGGCTCACCTGATCAACCTGTACGCCTGGCTGGTCGAGGCCGGACACGTCGACGACGACCCAACGAAGCTGCTGCAGCGGGTGCCGAACCCACGGCCACGGCCACGACCGCTGACGTCGGAGGAGATCGACACCGTCCTCGATCGCGCCACCGGGCACCTGCGGGCCTGGATCCTGCTCGCCTACCTTGCCGGCCTGCGGGCCCACGAGATCGCCAAGTTCCGGGGCGAGGACATCGACCGCGACCGGGTCACGGTGCTGGGGAAGGGCCGGCAGCTCGCGGTGCTGCCGACTCACGATGACCTGTGGGAGCTGGCGGGCGACTTCCCGCGTCGTGGGTTCTGGTTCCCGAGCGAGCGGCGGTCGTCCGGGCACATCGCCGCGGCGACGGTGTCTGGCGGCACGAAGCGGCTGTTTCAGGACCTGGGGATGCCGGGGGCGATCCACCGGGTGCGGGCAACGTACGGCACGTCGCTGCTGCGTAGCGGCGCGAACGTGAGGGTGGTGCAGGACTTGATGCGGCATCGGTCGCTGGCGTCGACGGAGCACTACCTGTTGGCGACGGAGGATGAGCTGTCGGCGGCGATCAAGACGTTGGGAAGGAGGGCGGCATGA
- a CDS encoding M15 family metallopeptidase: MSTSQNGYPALDGRVTGPLPRLRVWRIPGTGRHLALRDGSTGFLLVHLAMWFDRKVEDIDAGVWDEWGYAFRPVRGYVALSNHASGTAMDLNATQHPLGRADTFSPAEEKLILSRVNGFYAGCIRWGGEYRGRPDEMHFEIDRGIGACERKARALLDSPRGRKILAANPGARKVIES, from the coding sequence GTGAGCACGTCCCAGAACGGCTACCCGGCCCTCGACGGCCGCGTCACCGGCCCCCTTCCCCGACTCCGCGTCTGGCGGATCCCCGGCACCGGCCGACACCTCGCCCTGCGCGACGGGTCGACCGGATTCCTCCTCGTGCACCTGGCGATGTGGTTCGACCGCAAGGTCGAGGACATCGACGCCGGGGTCTGGGACGAGTGGGGGTACGCCTTCCGCCCGGTCCGCGGCTACGTGGCGCTGTCCAACCACGCCAGCGGGACCGCGATGGACCTCAACGCCACACAGCACCCGCTCGGCCGCGCCGACACGTTCTCGCCCGCCGAGGAGAAGCTGATCCTCTCGCGGGTCAACGGGTTCTACGCCGGGTGCATCCGCTGGGGCGGCGAGTACCGCGGCCGGCCGGACGAGATGCACTTCGAGATCGACCGCGGGATCGGCGCGTGCGAGCGCAAGGCGCGTGCGCTGCTCGACAGCCCGCGCGGGCGGAAGATCCTCGCGGCCAACCCCGGCGCACGGAAGGTCATCGAGTCGTGA